CCGTCCACCGCCTGCACCTGGCCGACGGTCCGCCGGATCGGGAAGCCGCCCTTGACCGGGAAGTGCTTGACGAGCTTCTCCACCACCAGCAGTGGTTCGCCGGGTTCGTCGTCGGCGACTTCGCGGGGGGCGGGGAGGACGAGGTCCTCTGTCATAGCCGTGATCCTCCTCAGACGGGGCCGATCGGGGTGCTAGCGCAGTCGGGGCTTGATCTCTTCTTCGAAGATGGTCCGCTTCTGATCCGCCGTCAGGTGGCAGGCCGAGGAGCGGTCCGGGCCGAGCAACGGGACCTCGGTGACACAGCGGGCCCCGCCGACACGGTCCTGGAAGGTGCAGCGGGGGTGGAAACGGCAGCCGGAGGGCGGGTGGAGCAGCGACGGCGGGGAGCCGGGGATGGGGGCCAGCGGGGCGCTCGGGTCCGAGTCCAGGCGGGGCATCGAGTTCAACAGGCCCCAGGTGTACGGGTGTTGCGGCGCCCTCAGCACCTCGCGCACCGAGCCGCGCTCCACCGCGCCGCCCGCGTACATCACCAGGATGTCGTCGGCCATGTCGGCGATGACACCGAGGTCGTGCGTGATGAAGATGATCGCCGAGCCGAACTCCTGCTGCAGGTCCTTGAGCAGGTCCAGGATCTGGGCCTGGACCGTCACGTCCAGGGCCGTGGTCGGCTCGTCGGCGATCAGCAGGTCGGGGTCGCAGACCAGCGCCATGGCGATCATCGCGCGCTGGCGCATACCGCCGGAGAACTGGTGCGGGTAGTCCTTCGCCCGTTGCCCCGGGTTGGGGATGCCGACCTTCCCCAGCATCTCCACCGCCCGCTCCCAGGCGGCCTTCTTCGAGGCGCGCATGTGCTTCCTGTACGGCTCGGCGATCTGCCGGCCCACCGTGTAGTACGGCGACAGCGCGGTGAGCGGGTCCTGGAAGATCATGGCGACCTTGTTGCCGCGCAGCTTCTCCAGCTCGGACTCGCGGGCGGTGGTCAACTCCTGGCCCTCCAGGAGGATCTCGCCCTCGACGGTGGTGAACATCGGGTTGTGCAGCCCGAGGATCGTCAGGTTCGTCACCGACTTCCCCGAGCCCGACTCGCCCACGATGCCCAGCGTCCTGCCGCGCTCCAGGTCGAAGGAGAGCCCCTCCACGGCCCGTACGACGCCGTCCTCGGTCCGGAAGCTGACGTGCAGGTCCCGCACCGACAGGAACGCGTCCGCGTCCGCCGGGACGGGGGCGCCGGCCTCCTTGGTCACAGTGGTCACGTCAGTGCTCCTCGGGCAGGTCCTCTGGAAAAGGTTCCCCGGCGCGGACTAGGCCAGCCGCACGCGCGGGTCGATGAAGGCGTACGCGGCGTCGACGACGATGTTGCAGAGCAGGATCATGGTGGCGGAGAACAGCATCACGCCCAGCAGCAGCGGCAGATCGCTGAAGAACACCGACTCCACCGCCAGCCGGCCGAGCCCCGGAAGTCCGAAGGTGTACTCCGTGATGATGGCACCGCCGAGCAGCGATCCGAGGTCGATGCCGAAAATGGTGACGATGGGGATCAGCGAGCCGCGCCAGGCGTAGCGGAGGAAGACGTACCGGCGGGACATGCCCTTCGCGCGGGCCGTGCGGACATGCTCCTCCTGGAGTTGCTCGATCATCGACGAGCGCGCCATACGGGTGTACTGCGAGGCGAAGATCGTGGAGAGCACCACCCAGGGCAGGAGCAGGCCGGTGAACCAGGCCACCGGGTCGGCGGTGAAGTCGTTGTAGGCGGGCTTGTCGAGAATCCGGGTCTGGTAGACGAGGATCGCCAGG
Above is a window of Streptomyces sp. DT2A-34 DNA encoding:
- a CDS encoding ABC transporter ATP-binding protein, which translates into the protein MTTVTKEAGAPVPADADAFLSVRDLHVSFRTEDGVVRAVEGLSFDLERGRTLGIVGESGSGKSVTNLTILGLHNPMFTTVEGEILLEGQELTTARESELEKLRGNKVAMIFQDPLTALSPYYTVGRQIAEPYRKHMRASKKAAWERAVEMLGKVGIPNPGQRAKDYPHQFSGGMRQRAMIAMALVCDPDLLIADEPTTALDVTVQAQILDLLKDLQQEFGSAIIFITHDLGVIADMADDILVMYAGGAVERGSVREVLRAPQHPYTWGLLNSMPRLDSDPSAPLAPIPGSPPSLLHPPSGCRFHPRCTFQDRVGGARCVTEVPLLGPDRSSACHLTADQKRTIFEEEIKPRLR
- a CDS encoding ABC transporter permease produces the protein MLRFLVRRSLGAVVILFLLSIVAFLLFFGMPRDPALLMCGKTCTPANLENLHHVLGLDKPIPEQYWIFLHNLVMGSDDFAQGPCPAPCFGYSYHSNEQVWGTLMDRLPTTVSLTLGGAVCFLVIGLGTGLIAAWKRGTLVDKTFTAGAMVISSMQIYFLGPLALAILVYQTRILDKPAYNDFTADPVAWFTGLLLPWVVLSTIFASQYTRMARSSMIEQLQEEHVRTARAKGMSRRYVFLRYAWRGSLIPIVTIFGIDLGSLLGGAIITEYTFGLPGLGRLAVESVFFSDLPLLLGVMLFSATMILLCNIVVDAAYAFIDPRVRLA